Proteins from one Ipomoea triloba cultivar NCNSP0323 chromosome 1, ASM357664v1 genomic window:
- the LOC116018132 gene encoding anthocyanidin 3-O-glucosyltransferase 2-like gives MARATAELILIPSPAMGHVAGMLEFAKLLIKRSEQLYITVVIIKLPDYIDSVSGTFVDAVIASAGETRLRFVHLPPTDPSPEWSSRTRGHFVYRLVQSQRNHLRDFLSEYPGIVGVVVDMLVTPFMDVAGDFGIPAYVFFTSGVAFLGLMIHFQIVQDEEGEDVTEFANSLTELSFPSYDNSVPASVLPTVLVDKETWLGRFVVFARDFRKAKGIIVNSFAGLESHAITAYNSTTTVLPPLHTVGPIVNQTRTLSGASNWDWLMSWLDDQPPESVVFVCFGSQGSLPENQVREIARGLERSRYRFLWSLRRPPQRDSENNKAQFPGEYSDYNDILPDGFLHRTAGTGKVAGWVPQLEILSHRAVGGFVSHCGWNSILESIWCGVPIATWPVHSEQQVNAFQMVRELGMAVEISLDYCERSVNGRRAGEMVTAARIERGIKGVMEKESEVRKKVKKMQEESRRACEDGSSISTLIAQFTNTLHNG, from the exons ATGGCAAGAGCGACGGCGGAGCTGATCCTAATCCCTTCTCCGGCGATGGGCCATGTTGCCGGGATGCTGGAGTTCGCTAAGCTCCTCATAAAACGATCTGAACAGCTCTATATAACCGTCGTTATCATCAAGCTCCCTGATTATATCGATTCCGTTAGCGGCACTTTCGTCGACGCCGTCATCGCTTCCGCCGGAGAAACTCGCCTCCGGTTTGTCCACCTCCCACCCACTGATCCTTCTCCCGAGTGGAGCTCCAGAACTCGAGGCCACTTCGTCTATAGGCTTGTACAGAGCCAGAGAAATCACCTCAGAGATTTTTTGTCCGAATATCCCGGGATTGTCGGGGTGGTTGTTGATATGTTAGTTACGCCGTTTATGGATGTGGCCGGGGATTTCGGGATTCCGGCCTACGTGTTCTTCACCTCGGGAGTTGCGTTTCTAGGGCTTATGATTCACTTCCAGATTGTTCAGGACGAGGAGGGGGAAGACGTGACTGAGTTCGCGAACTCGTTGACCGAGTTGTCGTTTCCGAGTTATGATAACTCAGTCCCAGCTTCGGTGTTGCCGACGGTGCTTGTCGACAAGGAGACCTGGCTGGGCAGATTTGTCGTCTTCGCTCGTGACTTCAGAAAAGCAAAGGGTATTATAGTCAATAGCTTCGCCGGCTTGGAATCCCACGCCATAACTGCCTACAACAGCACCACTACCGTACTTCCTCCGCTCCACACTGTGGGACCCATCGTGAACCAGACACGCACGCTCTCCGGCGCGTCAAACTGGGATTGGCTTATGAGCTGGCTCGACGACCAGCCGCCGGAATCCGTCGTGTTCGTATGCTTCGGGAGCCAGGGGAGCCTACCGGAGAATCAAGTGAG AGAAATCGCCCGCGGGCTGGAACGCAGCCGGTATCGCTTCCTCTGGTCCCTCCGGCGGCCACCGCAACGAGATAGCGAGAACAACAAGGCGCAGTTTCCGGGAGAATACTCGGATTACAACGACATCCTACCGGACGGATTTCTCCACCGGACAGCGGGGACAGGGAAGGTGGCGGGGTGGGTCCCGCAGCTGGAGATACTGTCACACAGAGCCGTGGGCGGCTTCGTATCACACTGCGGATGGAACTCGATTCTAGAAAGCATATGGTGCGGAGTGCCGATCGCGACTTGGCCGGTGCACTCAGAGCAGCAGGTGAACGCTTTCCAGATGGTGAGAGAGTTGGGGATGGCCGTGGAAATAAGCTTGGACTACTGCGAGAGAAGCGTTAATGGCAGACGTGCCGGCGAAATGGTGACGGCGGCGAGGATAGAGAGAGGGATAAAGGGAGTGATGGAGAAGGAGAGTGAGGTGAGGAAGAAGGTGAAGAAGATGCAAGAAGAAAGCCGGAGGGCCTGTGAAGATGGATCTTCCATCTCCACTCTCATAGCTCAATTCACCAACACACTTCACAATGGTTGA